A stretch of the Bdellovibrio sp. 22V genome encodes the following:
- the acs gene encoding acetate--CoA ligase, whose protein sequence is MQKELYPVPADVAKNALINEAKYKEMYERSVKDPEGFWAEQGERLHWFKKWDKVKETSFHKPVSIKWYQGGKLNVSYNCIDRHLKDRGDKVALLWEPDLPEIPVRKITYKELHHEVCKLANVLKKMGVKKGDVVTIYMPMIPETAYAMLACARIGAVHSVVFGGFAPDSIADRMIDGQSRFVITADAGFRGSKVIHLKDNVDKALAKVSNLESVLVFKYADQNVDMQSGRDIWYHDIVKTVNDQCEAEPMDAEDPLFILYTSGSTGKPKGVMHTTGGYLVYASMTHQYVFDYRENDIYWCSADVGWVTGHSYIVYGPLANGSTSLFFEGVPNYPTPARFWEIIDKHHVTIFYTSPTAIRSLMREGDAFVKQTSRKTLRVLGSVGEPINPEAWYWYHDVVGEGRCPIVDTWWQTETGGILITALPGAIATKPGSATLPFFGVQPKLLSNEGQEIHGAGEGVLVIADSWPGQMRSVYRDHKRFEETYFSTYAGYYFTGDGCRRDKDGYYWITGRVDDVINVSGHRLGTAEIESALVAHAKVAEAAVVGYPHDIKGQGIYAFVTLKTGETPSEDLRKELIQTVRKEIGPIATPDLIQWAPRLPKTRSGKIMRRILRKIAENQPDQLGDITTLSEPGVVQELVDNRMNR, encoded by the coding sequence ATGCAGAAAGAACTTTATCCTGTCCCTGCGGACGTTGCGAAAAATGCATTGATCAACGAGGCAAAGTACAAAGAAATGTACGAACGCTCTGTCAAAGACCCCGAAGGTTTTTGGGCCGAGCAAGGCGAGCGTCTGCACTGGTTTAAGAAGTGGGATAAAGTCAAAGAAACCAGCTTTCACAAACCGGTGAGCATCAAGTGGTACCAGGGTGGAAAGCTGAATGTCTCTTACAACTGCATTGATCGCCATCTTAAGGACCGTGGCGACAAAGTCGCCCTTTTGTGGGAGCCGGATCTTCCCGAAATTCCCGTTAGAAAAATCACCTACAAAGAATTGCACCACGAAGTTTGCAAGCTTGCGAACGTGCTAAAAAAAATGGGCGTTAAAAAAGGCGACGTCGTGACGATCTATATGCCGATGATTCCTGAGACTGCTTATGCGATGCTCGCATGTGCGCGTATCGGTGCGGTTCACTCGGTTGTCTTCGGAGGTTTTGCTCCTGATTCCATCGCGGATCGTATGATTGACGGTCAATCACGTTTCGTCATCACAGCAGACGCGGGCTTTCGCGGCAGCAAGGTTATTCATCTTAAGGACAACGTCGACAAGGCGCTCGCAAAAGTATCTAATCTCGAAAGCGTTTTAGTTTTTAAGTACGCAGATCAAAACGTCGATATGCAAAGTGGCCGCGATATCTGGTATCACGATATTGTTAAAACCGTGAACGATCAGTGTGAAGCCGAGCCGATGGATGCGGAAGATCCTCTTTTCATTCTTTACACATCCGGTTCAACAGGAAAACCCAAAGGCGTGATGCACACGACAGGCGGCTATCTGGTTTATGCCAGTATGACTCACCAATATGTTTTCGACTATCGCGAAAACGATATTTACTGGTGCAGTGCTGACGTAGGGTGGGTCACAGGGCACAGTTATATTGTCTATGGCCCTCTAGCGAATGGTTCTACGTCTCTCTTTTTTGAAGGTGTTCCGAACTATCCAACGCCGGCGCGCTTCTGGGAAATTATTGATAAACATCATGTGACGATTTTCTATACTTCTCCGACGGCGATTCGTTCGTTGATGCGGGAAGGAGATGCCTTTGTTAAACAAACCTCTCGTAAAACATTGCGAGTTTTGGGTTCTGTGGGAGAGCCGATTAATCCCGAAGCTTGGTACTGGTATCACGATGTTGTGGGTGAGGGGCGATGTCCTATTGTCGATACCTGGTGGCAGACAGAGACAGGTGGTATTCTGATCACCGCGTTGCCGGGAGCTATCGCGACGAAGCCAGGTTCTGCGACCTTGCCATTTTTCGGAGTGCAACCGAAGCTTCTTTCCAACGAAGGACAAGAGATTCACGGAGCCGGTGAGGGTGTCTTGGTCATCGCGGATTCCTGGCCTGGACAAATGCGCTCGGTCTATCGCGATCACAAGCGTTTCGAAGAGACTTATTTTTCGACCTATGCCGGTTACTATTTTACAGGTGATGGATGTCGCCGCGATAAAGATGGATATTATTGGATCACCGGTCGCGTGGACGATGTTATCAATGTCTCGGGTCATCGTCTGGGAACGGCCGAGATTGAGTCAGCGTTAGTGGCACACGCTAAAGTCGCAGAGGCTGCTGTGGTGGGATATCCTCACGATATCAAAGGGCAAGGAATCTATGCCTTCGTCACTTTGAAGACGGGAGAAACGCCTTCTGAGGATCTGCGTAAAGAGCTGATCCAGACAGTTCGTAAGGAAATTGGCCCGATCGCCACGCCGGATTTGATCCAGTGGGCGCCCCGTTTGCCAAAGACAAGATCAGGTAAAATCATGCGCAGAATTTTGCGAAAAATCGCGGAAAATCAACCAGATCAGTTGGGGGACATCACCACTCTTTCAGAGCCGGGAGTCGTCCAAGAACTGGTAGACAATAGAATGAATCGATGA
- a CDS encoding DUF6580 family putative transport protein, giving the protein MKKTQLITLVLMVLAAAFSRLIPHPWNFTAIGAMALFGGANFPSKKLSLILPLAALLVSDFVLGFHSTMLFVYFAFSLIVILGWNLREQKSVFRVGTFALVSSSVFFLISNLGVWLMEGFYAPTWAGLVQCYVAAIPFFDNQIYGDLFFSGILFGGYEALKRWALNPVASRV; this is encoded by the coding sequence ATGAAGAAAACTCAGTTGATCACGTTGGTATTGATGGTTCTTGCAGCGGCATTCAGCCGTTTGATTCCTCATCCTTGGAACTTCACTGCGATCGGAGCGATGGCTCTTTTCGGTGGTGCGAACTTTCCTTCAAAAAAGCTTTCCCTGATTCTTCCTTTGGCGGCCTTGTTGGTCAGTGACTTTGTTTTGGGGTTCCACTCAACCATGCTTTTTGTTTATTTCGCATTTTCTTTGATCGTGATTTTGGGCTGGAATTTGCGTGAACAAAAATCAGTTTTCCGCGTTGGTACCTTTGCTCTTGTTTCGAGTTCTGTCTTCTTTTTGATCTCAAATTTGGGCGTCTGGTTGATGGAAGGTTTCTATGCGCCGACATGGGCTGGTCTGGTTCAGTGTTACGTTGCTGCGATCCCGTTCTTTGATAACCAGATCTATGGCGATCTTTTCTTCTCGGGAATTTTGTTTGGTGGCTATGAAGCTTTAAAACGCTGGGCCTTAAATCCAGTCGCGTCGCGCGTATAG
- a CDS encoding tRNA-dihydrouridine synthase family protein, producing MALDSMGSSKMKLGLHRPILDGRVNFPLCLAPMVGLTHVALREVMRAYLPQNAFTIWPTEMLNSRRIPAENLEKTPETLRAAHETGLVPQILGNEEIPIAESVKRLVEWGAEAIDINMGCPVQKALKHNYGVALMGDPAYAAEVVRMTVKNSTVPVSVKLRAVGSTKEFDELLSFVTGLRNSGAAWVCLHPRTAAQKRRGSADWEQIKQLHAAVDFPVIGNGDIQTAEDAMLMLQETGCDMAMAGRGLAARPWMMWQLGEDLGFAPPAGKEGMKAPRTPEEEGSEYGRCLLHLIELSRQYFGEDLAMRKVRFYVRTTSVWLVFGNALVGVCAKAKNIDEMIEGVRKFFEGPVEMSPRTELRQ from the coding sequence ATGGCATTAGACTCAATGGGCTCTTCGAAAATGAAACTCGGTTTGCATCGTCCTATCTTGGATGGAAGGGTGAACTTTCCTTTGTGTCTGGCGCCTATGGTGGGTTTGACTCACGTTGCTTTACGTGAGGTCATGCGCGCCTATCTCCCGCAAAATGCGTTTACGATTTGGCCGACAGAGATGCTCAACTCGCGCCGTATTCCCGCTGAAAATCTTGAAAAAACACCCGAGACTTTGCGAGCCGCCCATGAAACTGGTCTCGTTCCGCAAATTCTTGGCAACGAAGAAATCCCGATTGCAGAGAGCGTGAAAAGACTTGTCGAATGGGGAGCGGAAGCCATCGACATCAATATGGGTTGTCCCGTGCAAAAAGCCTTGAAGCACAACTACGGAGTCGCGTTGATGGGAGATCCTGCCTACGCCGCGGAAGTCGTGCGTATGACTGTCAAAAACTCAACGGTGCCTGTCAGTGTTAAGCTGCGTGCCGTGGGTAGCACTAAGGAATTTGACGAGCTTCTTTCATTTGTGACAGGGCTTCGCAACTCCGGAGCTGCGTGGGTGTGTTTGCATCCGCGAACAGCGGCGCAAAAACGCCGTGGTTCCGCAGACTGGGAACAAATCAAACAACTGCATGCGGCGGTTGATTTTCCTGTCATTGGCAATGGCGATATTCAAACGGCGGAAGACGCGATGTTGATGTTGCAAGAAACCGGCTGTGACATGGCGATGGCGGGTCGTGGTTTAGCCGCCCGTCCTTGGATGATGTGGCAGTTGGGTGAGGACCTGGGCTTTGCACCTCCCGCAGGGAAAGAGGGTATGAAAGCGCCGCGGACTCCGGAAGAGGAAGGTTCTGAATACGGTCGCTGCCTTTTGCATTTGATTGAATTATCCCGTCAGTATTTTGGCGAAGATCTGGCGATGCGTAAGGTGCGTTTTTACGTGCGCACAACCAGTGTATGGCTCGTGTTTGGAAATGCTCTTGTCGGTGTTTGTGCGAAAGCGAAAAATATCGATGAGATGATCGAAGGGGTTCGCAAATTCTTCGAGGGCCCTGTTGAGATGAGCCCTCGCACCGAATTAAGACAATAG
- a CDS encoding glutaredoxin domain-containing protein: MAKVLIYKKNPCPYCDRAINFLEGKGIAYDVVDLTDKQEEIDRIKNETGWRTVPIILINGQLIGGYTDLKALDDEGKLTPMLEGK; the protein is encoded by the coding sequence ATGGCTAAAGTACTTATCTATAAAAAGAACCCGTGTCCTTATTGTGATCGTGCGATCAATTTCCTCGAGGGAAAAGGGATTGCTTACGACGTTGTTGATCTCACTGACAAACAGGAAGAGATCGACCGAATTAAAAACGAAACCGGCTGGAGAACGGTGCCTATCATTCTTATCAATGGGCAATTGATCGGTGGTTACACGGATCTAAAAGCTCTGGATGACGAAGGCAAACTGACGCCGATGCTTGAAGGAAAATAA
- a CDS encoding class I SAM-dependent methyltransferase yields MLCLLCQSPHSEAFKVEKKPERSYFHCAECDLIFMNPAERLDPQQEKARYDHHENQESAGYVSFLEPLVNEIDKYFKAANLDPAQLSVLDFGCGPTAVLSKLFAQKGYRVANYDLYYNPNQELLKKQYHLITSTEVWEHLYNPREEIERQLKMLKAGGLLGIMTSAHRGEGAFHDWHYRRDLTHVVFFSEKTMQWLAEHFRLHVIKAKSPYWIFQKLY; encoded by the coding sequence ATGCTATGTTTACTCTGCCAATCCCCACATTCAGAAGCCTTTAAAGTCGAGAAGAAGCCTGAGCGCAGTTATTTTCATTGTGCAGAGTGCGATTTGATCTTTATGAACCCCGCAGAGCGTCTTGATCCTCAACAGGAAAAAGCGCGCTACGATCATCATGAAAACCAAGAAAGTGCGGGTTACGTGTCCTTCTTGGAACCTTTGGTGAACGAAATAGATAAGTATTTTAAAGCGGCGAATCTTGATCCTGCGCAATTGTCGGTGTTGGATTTTGGTTGCGGTCCGACGGCGGTCCTATCGAAACTCTTCGCGCAAAAAGGATATCGCGTTGCGAACTACGATCTTTACTACAATCCTAATCAGGAACTTTTAAAAAAACAGTATCATCTGATCACAAGCACGGAAGTGTGGGAGCATTTATACAACCCACGCGAAGAAATTGAACGGCAACTCAAGATGCTCAAGGCAGGCGGCCTTTTAGGAATTATGACCTCTGCCCACCGAGGCGAAGGCGCATTTCATGATTGGCACTACCGTCGCGATCTCACACACGTCGTTTTCTTTTCTGAAAAAACCATGCAGTGGTTGGCGGAGCACTTCAGGCTGCATGTGATCAAAGCCAAAAGCCCGTACTGGATCTTTCAAAAGCTTTACTGA
- a CDS encoding tRNA-dihydrouridine synthase family protein, which translates to MKLFLAPMEGVVDWVMRDTLTRIGGIDQCVTEFLRVTDRLHPESVFYKNCPELKTGSRTRWGTPVFVQLLGGHAEPLALNAQRAVKLGALGIDLNFGCPAKTVNRHDGGASLLKSCDRVFTIVDTVRKAIPAEIPVTAKIRLGFDDPTKCIEIAQAVEQANATWLTIHCRTKTDGYKPPAYWEWIPRIKEKVNTKIIANGEIWNVADFHRCVEVTNCQDYMIGRGVMSNPFIFRQIKQSLSQEPVEEMNWQRAKPLLPQFFEASTLYINDYFAVSRTKQWLKALSLKNAEAKNVFDEIKILKKPVEFRANLERICQ; encoded by the coding sequence ATGAAGTTGTTTTTGGCTCCGATGGAAGGTGTTGTTGATTGGGTGATGCGCGATACGCTCACTCGTATCGGCGGCATTGATCAATGCGTGACCGAGTTTTTGCGCGTCACCGATCGCCTGCATCCCGAGAGCGTTTTTTATAAAAACTGCCCTGAACTTAAAACCGGTTCACGCACGCGCTGGGGCACTCCTGTTTTCGTGCAACTGCTTGGCGGTCATGCCGAGCCTTTGGCTTTAAATGCACAGCGAGCCGTAAAACTGGGTGCTTTGGGGATTGATCTGAACTTCGGTTGCCCGGCAAAAACGGTGAACCGTCACGATGGCGGAGCTTCATTGCTGAAATCCTGCGATCGCGTGTTTACAATCGTCGACACCGTTCGCAAAGCCATTCCGGCGGAGATTCCCGTCACCGCAAAAATCCGTTTAGGCTTTGATGATCCAACGAAGTGTATCGAAATCGCGCAAGCCGTAGAACAAGCCAATGCCACATGGCTCACCATCCACTGCCGCACGAAAACCGACGGTTACAAACCACCGGCGTATTGGGAATGGATCCCGCGTATCAAAGAAAAAGTGAATACAAAAATCATCGCCAATGGCGAGATCTGGAACGTCGCAGACTTTCATCGCTGCGTAGAGGTCACGAACTGCCAGGACTACATGATCGGCCGAGGCGTGATGAGCAATCCTTTTATCTTCCGCCAAATCAAACAAAGCCTGTCACAAGAACCGGTCGAAGAAATGAATTGGCAAAGAGCCAAACCACTTTTGCCGCAATTCTTTGAAGCAAGCACCTTGTATATCAACGACTACTTCGCCGTCTCGCGCACAAAACAATGGCTCAAAGCTTTGTCTTTGAAAAACGCCGAAGCCAAAAACGTTTTCGACGAAATCAAAATCCTCAAAAAACCGGTCGAGTTCCGCGCAAACCTTGAGCGCATTTGTCAGTAA
- a CDS encoding EVE domain-containing protein: MKYWLMKSEPDVFSIDQLHKDKTTWWEGVRNYQARNFMMKDMQVGDEVLFYHSNAEPPGVAGLARVSKAAAADKTQFDKKSEYYDEKATKEKPIWFCVEVEFVKKFKNLVSLADLRENDKLADMVVLQKGSRLSVQPVDKKHFDIVKKMGG, translated from the coding sequence ATGAAATACTGGCTCATGAAATCAGAACCAGATGTCTTTTCGATTGATCAACTTCACAAAGACAAGACGACATGGTGGGAAGGCGTTCGCAATTATCAAGCCCGCAACTTCATGATGAAAGACATGCAAGTCGGAGACGAAGTTTTGTTCTATCACTCCAATGCCGAGCCACCGGGCGTGGCAGGTCTTGCCCGTGTTTCTAAAGCCGCTGCCGCCGACAAAACTCAGTTTGATAAAAAATCCGAGTACTACGATGAAAAAGCGACGAAAGAAAAACCGATCTGGTTTTGCGTCGAAGTCGAGTTCGTCAAGAAATTCAAAAATCTTGTGAGCCTTGCGGACCTTCGCGAGAACGACAAACTTGCCGACATGGTGGTGCTGCAAAAAGGCTCGCGTCTTTCTGTTCAGCCGGTCGATAAAAAACATTTCGACATCGTCAAAAAAATGGGCGGCTAG
- a CDS encoding YchJ family metal-binding protein yields the protein MKCPCGSEKKYTECCGVYHSGKALAPTAEALMRARYSAFAKNQMQFLRDTTDPQTLDLIDDDANKEWAERAKFLKLEIVHAEEKATKGIVEFKAFYSVDDEDYIHHEVSTFRKQAGEWFFKSGKIKAEKTK from the coding sequence ATGAAATGTCCCTGCGGTTCCGAAAAGAAATATACAGAATGTTGTGGTGTTTACCATTCAGGAAAAGCTTTGGCTCCCACGGCCGAAGCTCTAATGCGAGCTCGTTATAGCGCTTTTGCGAAAAATCAAATGCAGTTCCTGCGTGATACGACGGATCCTCAGACTTTGGATCTTATCGATGACGACGCGAACAAGGAGTGGGCCGAGCGCGCGAAGTTCCTTAAGCTCGAGATCGTTCATGCCGAAGAAAAGGCAACCAAAGGCATTGTCGAGTTCAAAGCTTTTTACTCTGTCGACGATGAAGACTACATTCATCACGAAGTGAGCACCTTCCGCAAACAAGCGGGAGAGTGGTTCTTTAAATCCGGCAAAATCAAAGCGGAGAAAACAAAATGA
- a CDS encoding SDR family NAD(P)-dependent oxidoreductase, with product MAKWALITGATAGIGWATAHALAEHGYSIFATGRRLDRLQELGKHIQQTFPNVEFKMAQFDLSDRFEVSEFLKAHYAELAHLDVLVNNAGLAKGVDKMQDASLDDWEDMIDTNIKGLLFMTRGVIGHMVRKNSGHIVNLGSVAGRWTYPGGGVYCATKFAVRALSEGLRMDLLGTNIRVTNIEPGMVNSEFSLVRLRDQAKADKVYEGMTPLQPKDIADTIAWCVARPAHVNIQELVIYPTDQAHVGQVARKG from the coding sequence ATGGCAAAATGGGCTCTTATCACAGGGGCGACTGCAGGGATCGGCTGGGCGACAGCGCATGCCTTGGCAGAACATGGTTATTCGATTTTTGCGACGGGCCGTCGCTTGGACCGTCTCCAAGAACTGGGCAAACACATTCAACAGACTTTCCCGAACGTGGAATTCAAAATGGCGCAATTCGATCTTTCCGATCGTTTCGAGGTCAGTGAATTTTTGAAAGCGCATTATGCCGAACTCGCGCATTTGGATGTTCTCGTCAACAATGCGGGACTTGCGAAGGGTGTCGACAAAATGCAAGACGCTTCCCTGGATGACTGGGAAGACATGATCGACACGAACATCAAGGGCCTTCTTTTCATGACCCGCGGAGTGATCGGCCACATGGTTCGCAAAAATTCCGGGCACATCGTCAACCTGGGTTCTGTTGCGGGACGCTGGACTTATCCAGGTGGCGGAGTTTATTGCGCAACCAAGTTTGCCGTGCGAGCCCTTTCAGAGGGTTTGCGCATGGATCTTCTTGGCACGAACATTCGTGTGACGAATATCGAGCCCGGCATGGTGAACAGCGAATTTTCATTAGTTCGTTTGCGAGATCAAGCCAAGGCCGACAAAGTTTATGAAGGCATGACTCCGCTTCAGCCGAAGGATATTGCCGATACTATCGCGTGGTGCGTGGCGCGCCCTGCGCATGTCAACATTCAGGAGCTTGTCATTTATCCAACTGATCAAGCCCACGTAGGCCAAGTAGCACGCAAAGGTTAA